Genomic DNA from Zetaproteobacteria bacterium:
GTTTCGTGCGAAGCCGTCATCCGCGGCCACGGACGGCCGCTCAAATCAAGAGCTTGCGCAAGCAAGTGATTGATTAGCAAGGGGATTGAAGATCACGACCTTCGATTCCCGTGAAGCCAAAAAGTCCACGGACGGACTTTTTGCGATTCCGTCATGAACATCTCCACCGTCATCGGCATCATCGTCGGCATCGCACTGATCGTGCTGTCGATCATCCTCTCCTCGGTCCAGCCTGGGGTTTACGTCAACGGCCCGGGGCTGCTGGTGGTGGTCGGCGGCACGCTGGCGGCGACCTTGATCAGCTTTCCGATGGCCGAGCTGCAGCAGGTCTTCCGCATGGTGGGCTACGTCTTCCGCCACGAGGAGTACTCGATCCGCCAGGACGTCACCGAGCTGGCCAACGCCGCCCGGCTGCGCATGCGCGGCGACTTCGCCCGCATCGAGGATCAGCTCGACCGGATCGAGAACCCCTTCCTGCGCACCGCCATCCAGCTGGTCGCCGACGACACACCGCAGGAGGAGATCATGAGCATCCTCAACTGGCGGGTGCGGCGGCTGCAGGAGCGCGAACAGGCCCAGGCCCACATCTTCCACACCATGGCCGCCTACGCGCCGGCCTTCGGCATGTTCGGCACGCTGGTGGGGATGGTCAACATGCTCTACGACGTCAACGGCCCCGATCTGATGAGCACCGGCCACAACATGGCGGTGGCGCTGATGACCACCCTCTACGGGCTGATCCTCTCCAACCTGATCTTCAAGCCGATCGCCATCAAGCTGGAGCGCCGCACCGAGGCGCGGGTGATGGTGATGCACATGATCATGGAGGGAACCATCCTGCTGGCCGAGAACCGCAGCCCGGCCTTCATCCGCGAGACGCTGAAATCGTTCGTCACCCAGCATGAGGACGAGCTGCGCGGCGTGCGCAGCGAGGAGGATGTGCTCAGCCGCATGCCGGCCAACCTGAGCAAGGACGGCGGCGAGTCGTAGCCCCATGAGCCTCTCCCGGGAGCAGCAACGGGCACTGAAGCGGCTGCAGCACCACGCCATGCGCGCCCGTATGGAGCAGCAGGGCGGAGGGAGTGGCGGCGCCGATCGGCAGGCGACCAGACAACTGGAGCAGGACAGTTGGATGGTCGCCTACCTCGATTTGATGAGCCTGCTGCTCGCCTTCTTCGTCATCATGGGGGCGCTCAGCCACGCCAAGGCCGGCGTCAACCTGCAGGGGCGGCAGCGCGAGATCGAGTCGCACAACAGCCCGGGCAAACCGGTGGCGCTGGACGCCTCCATCAAGCGTCAGGGGCAGAAATCGGGCATGAGCGAATCGATGCAGAAGATCATCGGCTCCAACTCGCTCGGCGGGCTGGTCGACGTCCATGTCGATCCCGGTCAGGTCCGACTGCAGATGGAGGCGCAACTGCTCTTCCCGCCGGGCTCGGACCGGCTCAAGCCGGAAGGGATGGCGGCGCTGGAGAAGCTGAGCAAGGTGTTGCGGGAGAGCGAGGGCAAGATCGACGTAGAAGGCCACAGCGACAACATCC
This window encodes:
- a CDS encoding flagellar motor protein yields the protein MSLSREQQRALKRLQHHAMRARMEQQGGGSGGADRQATRQLEQDSWMVAYLDLMSLLLAFFVIMGALSHAKAGVNLQGRQREIESHNSPGKPVALDASIKRQGQKSGMSESMQKIIGSNSLGGLVDVHVDPGQVRLQMEAQLLFPPGSDRLKPEGMAALEKLSKVLRESEGKIDVEGHSDNIPIHTGRFRSNWALSAARAVSVVERLIELGIPAERLHASAYGDTRPRASNATPEGRAKNRRVEFVLEMGQEFIRQRQRLKEAGALLVR
- a CDS encoding chemotaxis protein MotA, with product MNISTVIGIIVGIALIVLSIILSSVQPGVYVNGPGLLVVVGGTLAATLISFPMAELQQVFRMVGYVFRHEEYSIRQDVTELANAARLRMRGDFARIEDQLDRIENPFLRTAIQLVADDTPQEEIMSILNWRVRRLQEREQAQAHIFHTMAAYAPAFGMFGTLVGMVNMLYDVNGPDLMSTGHNMAVALMTTLYGLILSNLIFKPIAIKLERRTEARVMVMHMIMEGTILLAENRSPAFIRETLKSFVTQHEDELRGVRSEEDVLSRMPANLSKDGGES